A section of the Streptomyces sp. CG1 genome encodes:
- a CDS encoding ubiquinol-cytochrome c reductase iron-sulfur subunit, whose product MPSRSSASRRTVLRGAAVAPVAGLGLAACSASGQGSAGAGTPTAPVDLGAESEVAKGGAKLYRDYNVVVSRDGNGTLKAHSTICTHAGCPINKLQGTTLICPCHGSQFDAVTGKVVQSPATEPLAELPVKITSGRIIAGPGA is encoded by the coding sequence ATGCCCTCCCGATCCTCCGCGAGCCGCCGTACCGTCCTTCGAGGGGCCGCAGTGGCCCCGGTCGCCGGGCTCGGCCTGGCCGCATGCTCGGCGTCGGGCCAGGGCAGCGCGGGCGCGGGCACTCCGACGGCGCCGGTCGACCTCGGTGCCGAGAGCGAGGTCGCGAAGGGCGGCGCCAAGCTCTACCGGGACTACAACGTTGTTGTCAGCCGCGACGGGAACGGCACGTTGAAGGCCCACAGCACGATCTGCACGCACGCGGGGTGCCCCATCAACAAGCTGCAGGGGACGACCTTGATCTGTCCCTGCCACGGCAGCCAGTTCGACGCCGTGACGGGCAAGGTGGTCCAGTCGCCGGCCACCGAGCCCCTGGCCGAGCTGCCGGTGAAGATCACGAGCGGCAGGATCATCGCAGGCCCCGGCGCCTGA